A region of Lacinutrix sp. Hel_I_90 DNA encodes the following proteins:
- a CDS encoding endonuclease domain-containing protein translates to MKGKNLHSLKYLKDYRAALRANLTPAEAFLWKHLKARQFHNRRFTRQHSIKNYIVDFYCAKEKLIIELDGEVHNNGISKQRDLERTKFLEALGYTVIRFENKMVFENLVIVFSDIKAHFKT, encoded by the coding sequence ATGAAAGGCAAAAATCTCCACAGCCTTAAATATTTAAAGGATTATCGTGCTGCATTGCGAGCCAATCTTACCCCAGCCGAAGCCTTTTTATGGAAACACCTAAAAGCAAGACAATTTCACAACAGAAGATTTACAAGACAGCATAGTATTAAAAATTACATTGTTGATTTCTATTGTGCTAAAGAAAAGCTTATTATAGAACTGGATGGAGAGGTCCATAATAACGGTATTAGTAAACAGAGAGACTTGGAAAGAACAAAATTTCTGGAAGCTTTGGGCTATACCGTTATTCGGTTTGAAAACAAAATGGTATTTGAAAATTTGGTTATTGTATTTAGTGACATTAAAGCGCATTTTAAGACATAG
- a CDS encoding sensor histidine kinase, translated as MTNFLILLQEPQVSTPAERYLLIYMIGVLVVVTTLVILFFIVFQKRKNKLLIDKMKQQQAFEEELSNAQTEIQEQTLKNIGWELHDNVGQLLAAASMQLNILKPQIGEEVKDNFAEASETVKASLKEVRMLSRSLNNEVILNIGFEQSITNELNRLKRMKFASAELLVKGEVIPFKNKKHEIIIFRILQEFFSNAVKYSHAKSLSVTLNYLEDTLNIIATDDGKGFDMETVVKGSGLLNMTSRAALINTAYHLTSKVDEGTQLELTYPFTFEE; from the coding sequence ATGACTAATTTTTTAATACTACTTCAAGAACCACAAGTGTCTACACCGGCAGAGCGTTACTTACTCATTTATATGATAGGAGTATTAGTGGTTGTCACCACACTCGTTATCTTATTTTTTATAGTGTTCCAGAAAAGAAAAAATAAGCTGTTAATAGATAAAATGAAACAGCAACAGGCGTTTGAAGAAGAACTCTCTAACGCACAAACCGAAATACAAGAACAAACCCTTAAAAATATTGGTTGGGAATTACATGATAATGTAGGCCAATTATTAGCTGCCGCCAGTATGCAACTTAATATTTTAAAGCCCCAAATTGGCGAAGAGGTTAAAGATAATTTTGCGGAAGCTTCAGAAACCGTAAAAGCAAGCCTTAAAGAAGTACGTATGTTGTCCCGTTCTTTAAATAATGAAGTGATTTTGAATATTGGTTTTGAGCAATCGATTACCAATGAACTCAACAGATTGAAAAGAATGAAATTTGCTTCTGCAGAATTACTGGTCAAAGGCGAAGTGATCCCGTTTAAGAATAAGAAACACGAAATCATCATCTTTAGAATTTTACAGGAGTTCTTTTCTAATGCCGTAAAGTATTCGCATGCTAAGAGCCTTTCGGTAACACTAAACTATCTAGAAGACACCCTTAATATTATAGCCACAGACGATGGCAAAGGCTTTGATATGGAAACTGTTGTAAAAGGTTCAGGATTATTAAATATGACAAGTCGTGCGGCACTTATAAACACCGCCTATCATTTAACTTCTAAAGTGGATGAAGGGACCCAATTGGAATTAACCTATCCTTTTACATTTGAAGAATAA